From Fusobacterium varium:
CTTCATTTTTTTATCTATTTTTTTAATACCTTCTTCAGTTATTTTTTCTCCCTTAGTTACAGTTCCATATGTTCCATTATTTAAAGAATGCTCTATTTCTACTTCAATATCTGGAAAAATTTCATAGACTGCTTTTAGAAAAACAAGTTTTAAAGTTACTGCATACTTTCTTGGATCAAACGCTATCATAAAACACCTCATTTTTTTATATTTTAGTTTTTTAACAATTTTTCAAGAATATTATTAAATACTTGTTTATATTATAGCAGATATTTTTAAAATTTTTCTATTTTTTAGATAAAAAAGAGAATGATTTATATAGAAATATAATTTTAGAACTTCTTAAATACAAATATTTACTATTTATTTTCAAGTTACTAAAATTTAATTCACTATTTAGTCATTCTCAATTACTTTTTATTTTATCTAAACATTAAATTACATATCCATACTGATGTCAGTAGTCCAGCCACATCTGCTAAAAGTCCTGCTGCTACTGCATGTCTTGTCTTTCTTATACTTACTGCTCCAAAATACACTGCCAGTACATAGAATGTTGTTTCTGTTGATCCCATCATTGTTGAAGCTATTCTTCCTATTAATGAATCTGGTCCGTATGTCAGCATAAGGTCATTCATTATTCCTGTTGCTCCTCCTCCTGACAATGGTCTCATTATTGCCATTGGCAATACTTCTCCCGGCATTCCTATCATTGAAAATATTGGATCCAATACTTTCATCATTATATCTATACATCCTGAGCTTCTGAATATTCCTATTGCTACCAGCATTGCCACTAGAAATGGTATTATTCTTATTGCTGTTGTAAATCCTTCCTTTGCTCCCTCACAAAATACTTCATATACTCTTACCTTCTTTACAAAGAACGCATATCCTACTATTATAAATATTATCATTGGTATTGCATAAAGCGATATTTGATTCATTATCATTACAAACATTTTCTATTCCTCCCTCATCTGTTTTATTTCTTAAATTTCTTCTCTTTTAAATGATGGTAACTTTTGCAGAATTTTACAAGCTATTATTCCAACAGTTGTCGAAACTATTGTCGCAACTATTGTTGGAGCTATAACCTCTGCTGCATTTGCTGAACCTGCTGCTGTTCTGTATGCTATTACACTTGAAGATATAAGAGTTACAGATGAAGTATTTATTGCTAAAAACATTACCATTGCATTTGATGCCTCATCCTTATTTGTATTCAGTTCCTGTAATTCCTGCATGGCTTTTATTCCAAGAGGTGTCGCTGCATTTCCAAGTCCAAAAAAGTTTGCTGCCATATTGGCAACCATACTTCCCATTGCTGGATGATCTGCTGGTACTTCTGGAAATAATCTTATCATAAGAGGCTTCATTGCTTTTCCCATAGCCTTTACCAATCCTGCCTCTTCAGCTATCTTCATAAGTCCAAGCCACAATGCCATTACCCCTACCAGTCCTATTGATATCTCCACTGCCGTTCCTGCTGAAGATATTGCTGAGTCTGTCACTGCCTGAATCTTTCCAGTAAATATAGATACTACCACTCCAATAATTATCATTCCACACCAAATTGCATTAATCATAATCTTTCCTCCTGAATGTTTTGGTTCATATTATTTGTTCTACATTATATTTTATCAAATTTTTTAGAATTTTCTATCAAACAAAATAAATATTTATTTGTTCATATTTTTATTAAAAATACTATGAAATTAAATAATTTTCTTAAAAATATAATTCATATTTTATGTATAAAAAATAATCTGCTGTATAAAAAAAGCTGAGTAACATTTAAAAAAAATGTTTTACTCAGCTCTCTTTTTTGTATAATATAGTTACCACCCTAATTATACAAAGGAGACATTCATGCAAATCAAACATATTATCTCTAAAGTCAATATAACAAATCTTTTAGGTAAAATCAAGAAATATTTTAAAAATGAACATTTTGAGGATGTTAAACAGACTATTCAAAAATTCTTAGCTTGTTCTATTGATAAATCTTTTCTCTCTCTTCAATGCCCTAAGTGTCATGATGCGCATAAAATTAAAGTTACTTGTAAATCTAGATTTTGTCCTTCCTGCGGTAAACGTTATTCTGCTGTTTGAACTGAAAAAACTTCCACTTCTCTTATTGATGTTAAACATAGAAGTGTCCTTTTTACTATTCCTGAAGAACTTAGAATGTTTTTCTTCTATGATAGAGACCTTTTAACTAAGCTTGCTTATGCTGTTAATGATATTTTTAAATATCAATTTCATAACATTAAAGCAAAAAATCAAAGAATTCATAAAATTTCAAAATATTCCTCTAAATACTTTACTAACTCAGATATCATTCATTATGGATTGATTACTGTTATTCATACCTTTGGGCGCGATCTTAAATGGAACCCTCATATTCATGCTATTGTTACTTTAGCTGGATTCAATAAAAACTTCCAATTTCTTGAAAAAAAATATTTTCATGTCAATTCCATTGCTGGACAATGGAAAAAAATGGTTATTGATATTGTTAAATCTGGAAATTATGACAAGCCTGAAATTAAAGCTAAAGCTTATGCTGCTACTAACTACCTTTATCGCAAAAATACAAGATTCTTTTTCAATGTTGCAAAAAATGATTTAAATAATAATATTTATGCAATTAAATATATTGGCAGATATCTGTCAAGAGCTCCTATCGCAGAATATAAAATTATTGATTTCTATGATAATAAGGTTACTTTCTATTATGAAAGTCTTGCTGATGATAAACAAAGAATTGAGCTTACTTTAGATGCAGAAACATTTCTTTCTAAATTAATTATTCACATTCCCCCTAAACATTTCAAAATGATTAGGTGCTTTGGAATCTATTCTAGAAATATTAAATCAGAACTTAAAAATATCATGAAATTCATGAGAAAATATGTCTCTAAATATTCCAATTCTACTTTTTATCAACTTGAAATATGGAAAGCTTTTGGAGTAAATCCTTTTTATTGTTTTAAATGTAATGCCAGAATGAAAGTTAAAAAAATATCATATTTTAATATACATACAGGCTCCATTTGCTGGAAAGAATATCGCTAAACAGCTGATTAACAATCAGCTGTTTTGTGCTGTCAATTTTAATCTTATTCAATTAATATATCTAATATGAATACAAAATAATTAACATTTTTTATTTTTTCAACAAATTTATCAAATTATAATTTCCTAAGAAATAAAAAAACCAGCTGATTTTTTATCAACTGGTTTCTTAACTTTAATTTTTTTCTAATAATACTACTTTTTTATCTATAAATCCAAGTTCCTCTGCTAAGTGGCAAGCGAAGAAATGTCCTTCTCCAACTTCTTGAAGTTTTGGATCTTCTTGTCTGCATATATCTTTTGCATAGACACATCTTTTAGCAAATCTACATCCTTTAGCAGGATTAATAGGAGAAGTAATTTCTCCCTGCAATCTTATTCTTTCCATTTTTTTAGTTACACTAGCTACTGGTATAGCAGATAATAATGCTTTTGTATATGGATGGATAGGATTTTTAAATAAATCTTTAGAAGGAGCTTTTTCAACTAATTGTCCCAAATACATAACTGCAATATCATCAGAGAAATGTTTTACTACTGATAAGTCATGTGTTATAAACATATATGTTAGTCCAAATTCCTCTTGAAGATCCTGCATTAAGTTTAATACCTGAGCTTGAATAGAAACATCAAGAGCAGATACTGGTTCATCACAAACTATAAATTTAGGATTTAATGCAAGTGCTCTGGCAATACCTATTCTTTGTCTTCTTCCTCCATCAAGTTCATGAGGATAAGTATTTATAAGTCTTTCACTCAACCCAACTGTTTCCATAAGCTCCATTACTTTTTTATCACGTTCTTCTCTATTCTTATAAATTCCATGGATTATAAGAGGTTCTGCAATGATTTCACTTACAGTCATTCTTGGATTTAGAGAAGCAAAAGGATCTTGGAAAATGATCTGCATTTTCTGTCTGATTTCTATCATTTGCTCTTTAGTATAATTTCTAATATTCTTTCCTTCAAATAAAATTTCTCCATCAGTAGCTTCTAAAAGTCTTAAAATAACTCTTCCAGTAGTTGATTTTCCACATCCAGATTCTCCAACCACTCCCAGTGTTTTTCCTTCACGAATTGAAAAATTTACATCATCCACTGCATGAAGCAATCCTTTTGGAGTATTAAAATATTTCTTTAGATTTTTTACTTCAAGTAAAACTTTGCTATCTTCCATTATTTTTTATCCTCCTGTTCCTCTTTAAATTCTACCAACCCTTCACAAATAAGACATCTTACTTTATGTCCTTCACTTACCTCTACAACATTTGGTTCTTTTTTAGAGCAAAGTTCTGTTGCATGAGGACATCTAGGATGGAATTTACATCCTTTTGGTAGATCAGTAGGGTCAGGCATTAACCCTTGAATAGGTTTTAATCTAGTAGCTTCTTCATCTAAACTAGGTATAGATCCAAAAAGTCCATGTGTATAAGGATGTTTTGGATTTTCAAAAACATCCAGTAATGTTCCTGATTCTATTATTTCACCAGCATACATTATTGCTACTTTATCACATACTTGAGCAACCACTCCAAGATCATGTGTAATAAGAATCATTGCAGTTTTAAATTTTTCTTTAAGGTCATTCATCAAGTCAAGTACTTGTGCTTGAATAGTAACATCCAACGCAGTTGTAGGCTCATCTGCTATCAGAAGCTTTGGATTACATGCAAGAGCAATGGCAATAACAACCCTTTGTTTCATTCCTCCAGAGAATTGATGTGGATAATCATTTACTCTGGCACCTGGAATTCCAACAAGTTCAAGCATATCCTTTGCTTTTTCCAAAGCTGCTGTTGGTCCTATTTGTTCATGGATATCTATAACCTCAGCTATCTGTTCTCCAACAGTCATAACTGGATTAAGAGAAGTCATAGGATCTTGGAATATCATAGATATCTGGCTTCCTCTGATTTTTCTCATTCCTTCTTCAGTTTCTTTTAAAAGATCTTTTCCAAAGAACTTGATAGATCCTCTTATCACTTTACCAGGAGGATTTGGAACCAATCCCATAATACCTAGAGCAGAAGTTGTTTTCCCAGCTCCAGTTTCTCCAACAAGACCTATAGTCTCTCCTTCATTAAGTTCTATATCAAGTCCATTAACAGCAGATACTGTTTCGCTTTCTGTAACATATTGAATAGTTAAATCTTTTATGTCCAATAATTTTTCGCTCATTTTATAATTCCCCCTAACTCTATTATTGTTTTAATCTTGGATCTAGTGCATCTCTAAGTCCATCTCCTAAAAGGTTTAATGATAAAATAGTTATCATTATAGCCACTCCTGGGAATGTAGTTACCCACCATGCATATCTAAGGTATTGTCTACCTCCAGACAGCATAGATCCCCATTCTGGAGCAGGAGGTTGTATTCCTAGTCCAATAAAACTCAATCCTGCTGTTGATAAGATTGCACTTGCAACTCCTAGAGTCCCTTGTACAATTACAGGAGCTAACGAGTTAGGAATTATATGTCTAAATATTATTCTTGCATTGCTTGCACCTATAGCTTTTGCTGCTTCAACAAACTCCTGATCTCTTATTGAAAGAACTGATGCCCTAACTATTCTTGCATATCTTGGTATGTTAGAAACACTGATAGCAACCATCAAGTTAACTATACTTGGTCCTAATGCAGAAACAATAGCTATAGCCAGAAGAATACTTGGTACTGCTAGAAATATATCCATTATTCTCATAATTATATTATCCAGTTTTCCACCATAATATCCTGCCAGAGCTCCCAAAGTTCCTCCACATACAATTGAAATTCCAACTGCTACAATTCCAACTTTTAAAGATACTCTTGCACCATGAATAAGTCTTGCAAATATATCTCTACCAAATTCATCTGTTCCAAGCCAGTGAGCTGCACTTGGTCCCTGTAATCTGCTTCCTAAGTTCTGTTTGATTACTACTGTATCATAATTTGCTATAACATCAGCAAATAATGCTAATAAAACTAATATACATAAAATAACAAGTCCTAAAAGAGCCATTTTATTTTTTTTCAGCATTCTCCATACTTCTCTCCATTGGCTTCTTTTCTTATTAACTTGTTTTGCATTTTCTTTAGATGACATCTTAATCCCCCTTACTACTTATATTGTGATTTGATTCTAGGATCAACATAAGCATACAATATATCTACCAATAGATTTACAACACTGAATGTTGCAGCTAGAAATATAACTGCTGCTAGAACTGTAGGAGTATCCTTTTGTCTTATAGCATCAACCATAAGTCTTCCTACACCAGGCCAAGAATAAACTGATTCTGTAAGAACAGCTCCTCCTAAAAGACCACCAAATTGTAATCCAACTACTGTGATTATTGGGATTAGCGCATTTTTAAGAGCATGTTTATTGATTACAACTTTTTCTGCAACCCCTTTAGCTCTCGCAGTTCTGATATAATCCTGTCTTATAACTTCCAACATTGAAGAACGTGTCATTCTTGTTATGATAGCAGCGGATCCTACCCCTAAAGTAACTGATGGCAGTATCAAACTCTTGAGTCCATCAAATCCTCCAGAAGGTAATAAACCTAATTTAACAGAGAAAGTAAGTATAAGCATAAGTCCTAACCAGAATACTGGCATAGAAACTCCTAGTAATGCTAATATCATACTGAAACTGTCTAAGAATGAATATTGTCTTGTAGCTGAAATAA
This genomic window contains:
- a CDS encoding putative transposase codes for the protein MFFFYDRDLLTKLAYAVNDIFKYQFHNIKAKNQRIHKISKYSSKYFTNSDIIHYGLITVIHTFGRDLKWNPHIHAIVTLAGFNKNFQFLEKKYFHVNSIAGQWKKMVIDIVKSGNYDKPEIKAKAYAATNYLYRKNTRFFFNVAKNDLNNNIYAIKYIGRYLSRAPIAEYKIIDFYDNKVTFYYESLADDKQRIELTLDAETFLSKLIIHIPPKHFKMIRCFGIYSRNIKSELKNIMKFMRKYVSKYSNSTFYQLEIWKAFGVNPFYCFKCNARMKVKKISYFNIHTGSICWKEYR
- a CDS encoding putative ABC transporter ATP-binding protein, with the translated sequence MEDSKVLLEVKNLKKYFNTPKGLLHAVDDVNFSIREGKTLGVVGESGCGKSTTGRVILRLLEATDGEILFEGKNIRNYTKEQMIEIRQKMQIIFQDPFASLNPRMTVSEIIAEPLIIHGIYKNREERDKKVMELMETVGLSERLINTYPHELDGGRRQRIGIARALALNPKFIVCDEPVSALDVSIQAQVLNLMQDLQEEFGLTYMFITHDLSVVKHFSDDIAVMYLGQLVEKAPSKDLFKNPIHPYTKALLSAIPVASVTKKMERIRLQGEITSPINPAKGCRFAKRCVYAKDICRQEDPKLQEVGEGHFFACHLAEELGFIDKKVVLLEKN
- a CDS encoding putative ABC transporter ATP-binding protein — translated: MSEKLLDIKDLTIQYVTESETVSAVNGLDIELNEGETIGLVGETGAGKTTSALGIMGLVPNPPGKVIRGSIKFFGKDLLKETEEGMRKIRGSQISMIFQDPMTSLNPVMTVGEQIAEVIDIHEQIGPTAALEKAKDMLELVGIPGARVNDYPHQFSGGMKQRVVIAIALACNPKLLIADEPTTALDVTIQAQVLDLMNDLKEKFKTAMILITHDLGVVAQVCDKVAIMYAGEIIESGTLLDVFENPKHPYTHGLFGSIPSLDEEATRLKPIQGLMPDPTDLPKGCKFHPRCPHATELCSKKEPNVVEVSEGHKVRCLICEGLVEFKEEQEDKK
- a CDS encoding putative ABC transporter permease, with amino-acid sequence MSSKENAKQVNKKRSQWREVWRMLKKNKMALLGLVILCILVLLALFADVIANYDTVVIKQNLGSRLQGPSAAHWLGTDEFGRDIFARLIHGARVSLKVGIVAVGISIVCGGTLGALAGYYGGKLDNIIMRIMDIFLAVPSILLAIAIVSALGPSIVNLMVAISVSNIPRYARIVRASVLSIRDQEFVEAAKAIGASNARIIFRHIIPNSLAPVIVQGTLGVASAILSTAGLSFIGLGIQPPAPEWGSMLSGGRQYLRYAWWVTTFPGVAIMITILSLNLLGDGLRDALDPRLKQ
- a CDS encoding putative ABC transporter permease gives rise to the protein MHKYVLRRLLLLIPVLLGVSLLVFTIMSLTPGDPAQLILGENAPKEAILKLREEMGLNDPFLVQYFRYVGKAVVGDFGRSYTTGREVFGEIFSRFPNTLILAVIGIIISVCIGIPVGIISATRQYSFLDSFSMILALLGVSMPVFWLGLMLILTFSVKLGLLPSGGFDGLKSLILPSVTLGVGSAAIITRMTRSSMLEVIRQDYIRTARAKGVAEKVVINKHALKNALIPIITVVGLQFGGLLGGAVLTESVYSWPGVGRLMVDAIRQKDTPTVLAAVIFLAATFSVVNLLVDILYAYVDPRIKSQYK